GCCTTGGTAAGAGAACATGCGACCAAAGCCGTTGGTGGCGGCGAAGTAGAAGTAGCCTTCGGGCATCTCCGCTACCTCCGGGAAGGGACGGGGCCGGGGCATCCCCAGGGGGACCACCCGGCCATCCCCCTCGCCCCGCGCCCCGTGGCAGACGGCGCAGAAGCTCTCGTAGAGCACCCGGCCCCGGAGAAGCTCCTCTTCGGGGAAGACGTAGGGGCTTGCGGCGAAGCCCCCTTCGGGGGCGAGCCCCGTGCGCACCGCGGGGTCCAGGTTCTCCCCAAAGGCTACCCGGTCCTCGGGGAAGGCTAGGGAAACGGGGGTTTCCCGGAAAGCCTTCACCTTGGGTTGGTCCCACATCCAGCCGCACCCGGCCAGAAGGGGGAGGAGGAGCAAGAACCTAACCACCCCCCACCTCCTCCACCTGGGCGCCGAGGCTTTCCAGAAGGCTGCGGGTGGCCGTGGGGTGGAACCGGGGGTCGGTGACGTAGACGAAGATCCCATACCGGTCCACCAGCACCCCGGGATATCCCCGGGCGAGCACCGCGGGGTGCGCCGCCCGCGGGAGGCCGGTCATGTAGAGCAAAAGCAGGAAAATCCCCAGGGCGATGGTGAGGATGGTGATCTCAAAGGTCACGGGGATGAAGGCAGGCCAGCCCAAAAGAGGCTTACCCCCGGCGTTTATGGGGTAGTCCAAAGAGGTGTAGATCTGGAGAAAGAGACCCAGGCCTAGGCCCAAAACCCCGAAGGCGAAGGCTGCCCAGGGGATGGCCTCGTCCCGCCTCTGCCCCAGGGCCTCCTCCAGGCCCTCCAAGGGGCCTGGGGCCAGGGCCTCGAACTGGCGGTAGCCCTCTTCCCTTAGGACCCGCAAGGCGGAAAGCAGCCTCTCGGGAGCGTCAAAATAGGCCATGATCCCGTACAGCATGCCGCCCTCCTAGTGCTTCCGCAGCTTGTGGAACAGGTGGACCATCTCCGCCACGGCGATGGGCGGGAAGAGGCGGATGAACAGGGCCAAGCCCAGGAGGAAGAAGCCCAGGGTGCCGAGGAAGAGGGTCCAGTCCACCCAGGTGGGGAAGTAGAGGTTGAAGCTCCCGGGGACGAAGTCGTGGGAGAGGCTGATCACCACGATGACGAAGCGCTCCAGCCACATGCCCACGTTGGCCAGAATGGAGAAGATAAAGAGCCAGGCGATGTTCCGGCGGAAGCGGGGAAACCACAGGGTCTGGAGAAGCCCCACGTTGATGAGCATCATGGCCCAGTAGTAAGGGGCGTAGGGTCCCGTCATGCGCCAAAGCTGCTGGGCCCACTCGTGGGGCTCGGCGGAGTACCACATGACGAAGATCTCCAGGAGGTAGATGTAAGCCACCCCCAGGCCCGAGGCCAGGGTGATCTTGGCCATCCAGTCCAGGTGCCGTTCCGTGATCACCCCCTCCAGGCGGTACCACTTCCGCAGAGGGATGACCAGGGTGAGGGCCATGGCGAAACCCGAGTAGATGGCCCCGGCGGCGAAGAAGGGAGGGAAGATGGTCACGTGCCAGCCCGGCACCAAGGCGTAGGCGAAGTCCATGCTCACCACCGAGTGCACGGAGATGACCACCGGGGTGGCGAGGCCCGCCAGGAGCACATACACTGCCCGGTAGCGCTGCCAGTGGAGGGCGCTTCCCGTCCAGCCCAAGGAGAGCCAACCGTAGAACTTCCGGCGCCAGCCCCGGCTCCTTTCCCGCAGGAGCGCCAGGTCGGGGATCAAACCCAGGTAGAGGAAGAGGGTAGATATGGTGATGTAGGTCATAATGGCCAGCACGTCCCAGGAGAGGGGGCTCTTGTACTGGGGCCAGAGGGCCATATGGGTGGGGTAGGGCATGACCCAGTAGAAGTGCTGGGGTCGGCCCATGTGGATCAGGGGGAAGGTAGCCGCAGCCAGGATGGCGAAGAAGGTCATGGCCTCGGTGACCCGGTTCAGGGAGTCCCGCCAGTTCTGGCGCATGAGGACCAGGATGGCGCTGATCAGGGTCCCCGCGTGGCCGATGCCGATCCACCAGACGAAGTGGACGACGTCCAGCCCCCAGGCCACGGGCTGGTTGATGCCCCAGGTGCCGAGGCCCCGGACGAAGGTGACGAAGATGGCGTAGAGCCAGGCCAAGGTGAGGGCCGCCCCCACAGCCGCCACCAACCTCCAGGGCCGAGGCGGGGGCTTTTCCACAGGCTCCAGGAGCTTCTCCACCAAGGACTTTTCCGTCCAGTCCCCCTGGATGAGGTCGCGGTCGGGATGGGGCTCCTTATGCGCCATGGTCGTCCTCCTTCTTAGGCTCCTTAAGCCGGGGGTTGGGGTTCTTCAAGTGGGCCAGGTAGGTGGTGCGGGGCCAGGTGTTGGCCTCGGGCAGGAGGGTGTAGTGCCGCCCCTCCTGCCGGTGGGCCTGGATAGGGTCCTCGGGGTCCAGGAGGTCCCCGAAGTGGATGGCCTTGCCGGGGCAGACCTCCTGGCAGGCGGTCACCACCTCCCCGGTGCGGATCTTGCGCCCCTCCTGGGCGGCCTGGGCCCGGGTGAGCTCGATGCGCTGCACACAGTAGGTGCACTTCTCCATCACCCCCCGGCTCCTGACCGTCACCTCGGGGTTCATGAGGAGGGAGAGGGGGCTTTCCTTAGCCCTTCTGGGGTCCCCCTTGCCCACGAAGGCCTCCGCATAGGGAAAGAAGTTAAAGCGCCTCGCCTTGTAGGGGCAGTTGGCGGAGCAGTACTTGGTGCCCACGCAGCGGTTGTAGACCATGAGGTTCAACCCCTCGTCGGAGTGCCCCGTGGCTGCCACCGGGCATACCGCTTCGCAAGGGGCCTTCTCGCAGTGCTGGCACATCACCGGCTGGTGGAGCACCCCCTCCTCGGCGAAATAGCGGTCCACGCGGATCCAGTGCATCTCCCGGCCCTTCCTGACCTCCTCCTTGCCCACGGCGGGGATGTTGTTCTCCACCTGGCAGGCGAGGATGCAAAGGCCGCACCCCAGGCAGCGGCTCAGGTCCACGGTCATGGCCCAGGCGTGCTCCCCCACCGGCCAGGGAGGATAGAAGGAAAGGCGCTTTTCCTCCTTGGGCTCCTTTTCCGCCGCCTCGGCCTCGGTGAGGACCCGGACGGTCTCCACCGCTCCCAGGTAGCCGTGGTACTGGGTGGAGACCAAGGGGTAGTCCCGGCCCGTGGGGATGAGCTCCGCGGGGAAGGCTACCCCCTCGGGGTGGAAGAGGTGGGAGAGGGGGGCCACCAGGCTGCCCCGGGGAAGGCCGTGAAGGGGCCAGAGGGGGAGAAGGGCCTCCTTTCCCCCCGCCCGCACCCGGAGGAGGGGCCGCCTGGGGTCGGCCCGCCGCTCCCGGGCCCGGACCTCCCCCAGGTAGCCCAGGGCCTCCGCCTCCTCCTCCCCCAGGAGGAGGGCCCCGTCCCAGACCAAGCGGCTCAGGGGCCGGGGGAGCTCCTGTAGGTAGGGGTTTTCCCGGTAGCGGCCGTCGAAGAGGCTGGCGTCAGGGCGCAGGGTGAGCTCCAGGGGGGCCTCCTCCCGCAAGGGGGGGAGGCGGCCCTCCAGGCCAGGGAGGAGGGCCACCGGCGCTTCCCTGGCCTCCTCCAGGGGCCTGCCCTCGGCCAGGGCCTGCCGCTCCTCGGGGGAAAGAGCGGGGGGCTCCTCCCCCAAAAGCCCCGCGAGCACCTCCTCCAGGCCCTTACCTCCCCAGAGGGGCTTGAGGAGGGCCTGAGCGGGCCAAAGCCTTCCTCGGGCGTCCCGGTGTTGGCCGCCCGCCTCCAGGGGATGGGCCAGGGGCAAGCTCCAAGGAACCTCCCTGGGGTAGAGGGAGAGGAGGGCGGCGAAGGCCTTGCCCTGGAAGGAGGGCAGGGGGCCCTCCGCCGCCCAGACCAGCCGCTCCGCCCCCTCCGCCTCCAGGAAGGCCCGGGGAGTGGCGACCTGGGCCTCGAGGGGCTCGACGTAGCGCACCGGGGCGCCCAGGGCCAGGTTCACCGCCAGGGCCAGGGCCTGGGCCCCGGGGGAAAGGTGGAGGCCGGGGAGAACCAGACCGCCCCGGCGGAGGTCGTCCGCCAGGGCGGGGAGGAAGCCCCCGTAGTCAGAGGCCGGGGTCCCCGGGACCACCCCCAGGACCTGCGCCAGGGCCAGGAGAAAGGCCTCCAGTCCGCTCGGCTTCAGGGCCAGGCGATGGTCGGCCATAGCCCCAAGGAGGGTAGGGGCGCTCTCCACCGCGTAAATGCGGTTCATGGGGGGCAGGCGCTTGCTGCTCAAAGCAGCCCACCAAAGGTAGCCCGCCGGGTGCTCGTGGAGGTCCACATCCAGGAGGAGGACGGCCTCCGCCCGCTCCGGGGCGTACACGGGCCAGGCCCTCCGGCCGAAGGCCAGTTCAGCACCACGGTAAACGTTTTCCAGGCTCCAGGCCTCGAAGTGGGCCACCCGCAGGTTGGGGTAGCGTTCCTGAGCTCTCTCTAGGAGCCCCTCCAGGCGAGGTGAGGTGATGCGGGGTAGGACCAGGAGGGTCTCCCCCTCGGCCAAGGCCTGGTGCCAGGCGGCGTAAAACCCCCCCCAGTCCGGCTCCCTACCCCTGCGGGCCGGGTCGTAGAGGGTATAGAGGCCCGCCAAGGGATAAGGGGCCATGGCCCCCTCCAGAGGGGAGAGGAAAAGGGGGCGTTCCTGATAGGTCCTCACCCGCACCACCTCGGCCAAGCCCGCGTGGGGAATGGCGGTGACGAACTCCGCCCGACCCCCCTTCACCGCCCGCTCCGGCTGGCGCACGTAAGGCACCCCCTGGCGCCGCACCAGCGGGGTGCAGGCGGCGAGGGCCCAAAGGCCCATGGCCAAAATCCCCCTGCGGCTTACGGGGCCGAAGGGGAACTCCTCTCGGAAAAGCTCCTTTTCCAGGGCATCCTCAGGACCGCGTCGCATCTCCATCCTCCCCTCTAGCGGTGGCAGGTGTTGCAGCCGATCAGGGCCTCGGGCGCGCGCACCTGGTAGGCCTCCACCAGCCTTTGCCCCAGCTCGGGATCGGGGACGTAGGCCATGTTGAAGACCTGCTCCCGGGGCCTGAGGTAGGGTTCCGGGTTGCGGTGGCAGTCCAGGCAAAACTTCATGGTGAAGGCCTGGGGCTGGAAGGTGATGGACATCTGGTCCACCCGGCCGTGGCACTCCGCACACCCCACCCCCTTGGCCACGTGGGCCCCGTGGTGGAAATAGACGAAATCCGGCAGGTTGATGACCCGGTTCCAGCGCAAGGGCTCCCCCGTTTCCCAGCTCTCCCGCACCGGCGCCAGGTTGGGGCTGTCCGGGCGGATGAAGGCGTGGCAACTCATGCAGGTCTCCGTAGGGGGAAGGCCCGCGTAGGGGGCGTGCTCCGCGGCGGCGTGGCAGTAGCGACAGGAGATGCCCAAGCCCCCCGCGTGAAAGGCGTGGTTGAAGGGCACGGGCTGCGGGGGCGGGGGCAGGGTGCGCTGTTCAAAAGCCCCCACCGCCACCCCGGAGAAGACCACCAAAAGGAGAGCAAGTACCCCCAAGACGGCTCCCCAAAACAGGGATCGCACCCAACGGTTCCGCCTCCTCATGCCACCTCCTTGTCCCCGGGGGCCGAGGCTTGCGGACAGGGAACCGGTGGGTCGGCGGAGGTCTTAGGGGGGCTTCCCAAGCTAACCGGCCATGCCCGCGCCTACCCCTTAGCCAGGGCGTTTCATGGGTACACTACCGGAAGAGCCAAGGGACAAATGTCCCAAAGCGGGCGGCCTTGACAGGGAAGGGGGTTCTGCTAAACTAAGCTCTGCGCGCGGGGCGCGCCTGCCGGGATGGTGGAACTGGTAGACACGCCATCTTGAGGGGGTGGTGCCCGCAAGGGCGTGCGGGTTCAAGTCCCGCTCCCGGCACCAAAGGAGGCCCGTCTGGGCCTTCTTCCCTTTATGCGGCTGCTCTTAGCGCGCACCCTAGGGGATCTGGAAGACACCCGGGCCCTGGCCCGGGAGGTCCTGTCCCTTTTGCCCCTGGGGGCGAGGGTGGCCCTCCAGGGCCCCTTGGGGGCAGGCAAGACCAC
The genomic region above belongs to Thermus thermamylovorans and contains:
- a CDS encoding c-type cytochrome, producing the protein MWDQPKVKAFRETPVSLAFPEDRVAFGENLDPAVRTGLAPEGGFAASPYVFPEEELLRGRVLYESFCAVCHGARGEGDGRVVPLGMPRPRPFPEVAEMPEGYFYFAATNGFGRMFSYQGRIPQRERWLIAHYIRRCLLDEVCPEEVFRAEVH
- a CDS encoding DUF3341 domain-containing protein; this translates as MLYGIMAYFDAPERLLSALRVLREEGYRQFEALAPGPLEGLEEALGQRRDEAIPWAAFAFGVLGLGLGLFLQIYTSLDYPINAGGKPLLGWPAFIPVTFEITILTIALGIFLLLLYMTGLPRAAHPAVLARGYPGVLVDRYGIFVYVTDPRFHPTATRSLLESLGAQVEEVGGG
- the nrfD gene encoding NrfD/PsrC family molybdoenzyme membrane anchor subunit; this translates as MAHKEPHPDRDLIQGDWTEKSLVEKLLEPVEKPPPRPWRLVAAVGAALTLAWLYAIFVTFVRGLGTWGINQPVAWGLDVVHFVWWIGIGHAGTLISAILVLMRQNWRDSLNRVTEAMTFFAILAAATFPLIHMGRPQHFYWVMPYPTHMALWPQYKSPLSWDVLAIMTYITISTLFLYLGLIPDLALLRERSRGWRRKFYGWLSLGWTGSALHWQRYRAVYVLLAGLATPVVISVHSVVSMDFAYALVPGWHVTIFPPFFAAGAIYSGFAMALTLVIPLRKWYRLEGVITERHLDWMAKITLASGLGVAYIYLLEIFVMWYSAEPHEWAQQLWRMTGPYAPYYWAMMLINVGLLQTLWFPRFRRNIAWLFIFSILANVGMWLERFVIVVISLSHDFVPGSFNLYFPTWVDWTLFLGTLGFFLLGLALFIRLFPPIAVAEMVHLFHKLRKH
- a CDS encoding 4Fe-4S dicluster domain-containing protein, giving the protein MRRGPEDALEKELFREEFPFGPVSRRGILAMGLWALAACTPLVRRQGVPYVRQPERAVKGGRAEFVTAIPHAGLAEVVRVRTYQERPLFLSPLEGAMAPYPLAGLYTLYDPARRGREPDWGGFYAAWHQALAEGETLLVLPRITSPRLEGLLERAQERYPNLRVAHFEAWSLENVYRGAELAFGRRAWPVYAPERAEAVLLLDVDLHEHPAGYLWWAALSSKRLPPMNRIYAVESAPTLLGAMADHRLALKPSGLEAFLLALAQVLGVVPGTPASDYGGFLPALADDLRRGGLVLPGLHLSPGAQALALAVNLALGAPVRYVEPLEAQVATPRAFLEAEGAERLVWAAEGPLPSFQGKAFAALLSLYPREVPWSLPLAHPLEAGGQHRDARGRLWPAQALLKPLWGGKGLEEVLAGLLGEEPPALSPEERQALAEGRPLEEAREAPVALLPGLEGRLPPLREEAPLELTLRPDASLFDGRYRENPYLQELPRPLSRLVWDGALLLGEEEAEALGYLGEVRARERRADPRRPLLRVRAGGKEALLPLWPLHGLPRGSLVAPLSHLFHPEGVAFPAELIPTGRDYPLVSTQYHGYLGAVETVRVLTEAEAAEKEPKEEKRLSFYPPWPVGEHAWAMTVDLSRCLGCGLCILACQVENNIPAVGKEEVRKGREMHWIRVDRYFAEEGVLHQPVMCQHCEKAPCEAVCPVAATGHSDEGLNLMVYNRCVGTKYCSANCPYKARRFNFFPYAEAFVGKGDPRRAKESPLSLLMNPEVTVRSRGVMEKCTYCVQRIELTRAQAAQEGRKIRTGEVVTACQEVCPGKAIHFGDLLDPEDPIQAHRQEGRHYTLLPEANTWPRTTYLAHLKNPNPRLKEPKKEDDHGA
- a CDS encoding cytochrome c3 family protein, giving the protein MRRRNRWVRSLFWGAVLGVLALLLVVFSGVAVGAFEQRTLPPPPQPVPFNHAFHAGGLGISCRYCHAAAEHAPYAGLPPTETCMSCHAFIRPDSPNLAPVRESWETGEPLRWNRVINLPDFVYFHHGAHVAKGVGCAECHGRVDQMSITFQPQAFTMKFCLDCHRNPEPYLRPREQVFNMAYVPDPELGQRLVEAYQVRAPEALIGCNTCHR